Within Lolium rigidum isolate FL_2022 chromosome 5, APGP_CSIRO_Lrig_0.1, whole genome shotgun sequence, the genomic segment TAAAATATATCTTTTCTTTTGTTTGGTGCAGTTGAGTTTTAGGCTGTTGTACATACTGAAGAGACTGAGTCCGATCTCTGTTTTTCTGCTGGAGGTAGAATCTATCCACAAACCATTTAATTCATGCATTTCTGCTTTTGTGTTTTCTAATGCTCTGATAGAACTCCAACAGAAAGACGCTGAACACTTTAGTAGCCATGATGTACTTGTGAAGCGTGTCCAAGCTGCTTTCGACAAGTTTGCTGAATCCACTGAGCAATCATGCCGTGAAAGGTGATAGTGCTCTCAATTCCGCTACCTTGAATTATCTTTCAGTTTATTGGTTGTGTGCACTCTAGTCACATCATATTGCAAACTCAGTTGCAACTAACTCCTTGAGGCCTGTTTGAATTAAATATATGTTCTAACGTTCCCTCTACCCTCATCATCTTAATGTCGCTCTGTTAAACTAAACATAATTTTATTAGTTATGACTGTATCTTTTTATTTTTTGCGGGGAAGATTTATGAATGCATCTAGGAGGAGGCGTTGGAGTTGTTATCTAACTTAGTTACACTAAACCATGGCATAAATGTAAATTTCCTTCAGTAAAGCTTATGGATATAATTAGTCAAGCGAAAGGCAAACCTGATACTGTTTCTGGTCCTAGTATACATATATCTGATCTAATTGCCATAACGGATACTTGTTTTCCGGTCTTATGAAGCaagtgattgtactaatgctggcaACCACTGGAATACCTAAGTCCTTCCCCGACTGGTTATTTTCTCCATGCTTTCTTTCATAAGTTATTCATTGAGGTTGTTAAATAGATCCCTTTTGATTTAGCAAGCCATATCCGCACCACATCAATTGCCTCTTTTGATGTCTGGGCGTTACATTCGGTGTGTTCAAGAGCATATATTGAAATTAATAATGTCAGACACTTGTCTCATGTAAATATGTGAAGTAGAATTTATGATGCTGTTCTGTTAAACTAACCCTCTTCCAATAATGCAATAAGTGATGTCAGATGTTTGTCTTATATAAATATGTCTAGTAGTATTCTTCGTCAAATTGTTGTTCATATTTATTTTTGCGTCAAAACTGCTGGATTACAAGCTTTGTGGTACCACAGGTGCATTCCTATATAGTATTGTTTTTATCTGGTGACCTAGTTTATTTGCATGCTCAAATATATAATGCAGATGTATGGAAGATTTGGAGAGCACCACCCGTTATGTTACTTGGTCCCTCCATAACAAGGTGAAATTTATTTACTTACACAGctagtatttttttttgtattggcATTCCTAATGATATGCTGCACTGGATATAGAACCGTGCCGGATTGCGTCATTTCCTTGATTCATTTGTTGCACCGGAGCAATACGCACATACTGCGCACTCATCTGGGCCGCATGAGCAATCCTCTGGGTTGAATGACAATAAGCAGGATAGGCCAAAGGGAGACCTGCGATCTATTCATCCTTCAGATTCATATCCATCCAGCGTTGCATCAGAAACTAGACTGGTCGATCTATTGGACAGCACCCTCTGGAACAGAAGGCTGGCACCCTCATCTGAGCGACTTGTGTATGCGCTGGTTCACCAGATTTTCCATGGGATCAAAGAGCATTTTCTTGTCACTACAGAACTAAAGGTCTCTATGCAGTAAACCCTCTACTCTGTAGCTATTCCACACGTTTCCGCTTTATGTCCTAATAATGCTTTGGCTCATTGTGAAATTGCAGTTCAATTGCTTCCTCCTCATGCCAATCGTTGACAAATTAGCGGCGCTTCTACGTGAAGACCTTGAATCAGCTTTCGAAGACGACCTAGATGGCATCTTCAATGTCACCCAGCTGCGCCACTCACTTGGGCAGACGAAGCGGGAGCTGGAAGTCGAACTGAAGCGGGTACAGAGTCTCTTAAACCGTTTTAGTCACTTGCCACTTAGATACCTTAATATCAGTCTCCCCTCTGACATTTTGCTCTTGAATTCAGATCAAGCGCTTAAAAGAGAAGTTTGGAGAAATAAATAAGAAGCTCAATTCTCTCCAGGTTAGATAGTAGGCCTAGATAGGGATGAGTCTTTAGTGCAAGTAGAGTATTTGTATGTAGAAATAAACTAATGGCCCACCTTGTGTGACTTCCTGTTGGGTCCTTTTTTCACGAGTAAATATGAATCATTTCCTTGGTACGCTCTACTTGTCAACGTGTACTTGTGGTTCCAATCATTCCATATGACCGATTCAAGAAAACTGTTCCTTGCAGAAAGGTTTAAGTTTGGGGTGTTACTTAGTGACTTTAGCATGCTGTGAAAgaagggtgtgcctatgtctaagttgactgagattttcttaagtctcagtcaactcagaaaagtgcaactacagtttaaagaaaagtgcaactcggttcagttgtacatttctgtcagaaaagtgcaattgcacttttttaacagaaaagtgcaactcaaagtaCATTTTTGTaaatgacttagacttaagaaaatctcagttgactgagacatagcaaaacccgtGAAAGAAAGAGATACATTGTTCATGGCTTACTACATCTTGGTTTTGAAGAGTGAAATTGTGCGTCTTGAGGAGCACATGCACGTCGCGACTCTTTCAAACAAACCCACCTGAAAAGCACCATCCGAGCGTACATCTCCAACCTCTCAAATCAGTAACCTAAACTTAGCAGCAGCGTCACCACAGGCCTCTCCGTTCCTCCATCTCTCTGGCTTCTCTCCCTCGGCGCGCGAACCACGGTGGTATGCTACGTGCATCGGGCACGACCAACAACGCGACGTCGGGATgaggggcggcgacggcgacaaggAGGCCTTCTTCCAATGCCTGGACCGCGTGCCATCCGGCATCCACATCGACGCTGACTTcccctccgacgacgacgaggatgacgaggaCGACGCCCGCGCCTCCTTCTCGTCCGCCATGGGCGACCACCAGTTCCAGAGCTTCCGCAGGCACCAGGCGGccgtgctgctggaggacgacgacgaggagcaggaggaggcggagatggAGGACGCCTCCAAGTACGACATGTGGATGTCCGACGAGCCCATGTCCAtccaggagcgccgccgccgcctgcaccAAGGCTTGGGCATGGTCAGCAGCCGGGACCTCGCGCTCCGCCGCCACAGCACCAAGAAGCGCTTCGCCGACGTGCCACGGAGCGTCTCCAGGAAGTTGATGCAGCTGCAGGAACAGCCGCTGCCACCCGCGACGTTGCCGGTCCCCGACGCGCCGAGCGCCGCTGCGGCGACGACGAAAGCTCCGGCGCCGCCCAAGTCAGGACTGGCCGCCGCGCGCGACATGCTGAAACAGCCGCCAGCTAAGCCCATCACGCGCCGCCGGTCGGACAGCTTCCTCGCCGTGCGAGACGGCACGCCCGGCAAGGGGAAGCCGTCTCTGCGCCGTGCTCGCTCCTTGATCAGCCCGCACGACCCCTGCAGCAGCTCGCTCGCCGACAAGTTTAAAGCGACACGTGATAAGCCCGGCGTGCCCCTGCCGGCAGCAGTACCGGTGGATAAAGACAAGAAAGGCGACGGTGGCGAAGGGAGCGTCGGCCAGACCAAGAaacaggagaaggaggccgccgtggTCGCTGCGCCCAAGGACCAGAACCAGACCGGCGTGCAGATGGGGCTGGAGGAGATCGAGAAGTTCATCGGCAACACCCCCATCATGAAGCACCTCATGCGCCGCGGCCCGAGCCAGCACCACAGCCCGCCCATGCCGGCGCCCACCGGCGCCGCGCCGCCCAAGGGCGACAAGTCGGCCAGCAAGAAGAAGGGCGGATGGCTCAAGAACATCAAGTCCGTCGCCATCGGCGCCTTCATCCAAGAAAAGGACGGCAACAGCAAGCCGGCCCCCGCCGCGACGACAGGCGCCTCCCCAAAAAAGGGCCACGCCGGTGCCACCGTGCCACCACCATCGTCCTCCGCCTCGACGTCCTCGGAGAAGCTTAAGGTGCAGAACTACGGCAAGTCGAGCAAGGAGCTCACTGGACTCTACATGTCCCAGGTACTCGGTAGAACTAGCAATTGACCAGTGCTGCACACAGAGACGTTAACTGAATCCTGTCATTGCGTGAGTTGCTGTCAATCATCACCGTGTAAATGTGCGACTCGCAGGAGATCCAGGCGCACGAGGGatccatatggagcatcaagttcAGCGCGGACGGGCGGCGGCTCGCGAGCGCCGGCGAGGACAGCGTGGTGCGCGTGTGGGAGGTGGTGGAAACCAGCGCGCCGGCGGGCTCCGTACCTCAGGACGGGTCCCTGCCCCCGCTGCCTAGCGGTGGCACGACGGCGGACGGGGGGACGCCGGCGCTGTCCAAGAAGTCGACGACCAAGGGCGGCAAGACCGCCAAGGATGCGCTACCGGAGCACCTCGTCGTCCCCGACAAGGTGTTCGCGCTGGCCGAGCAGCCGCTGTGCGTCCTCGAGGGCCACGAAGACGACGTGCTCGACCTCACCTGGTCCAAATCCGATCAGGTATTTGCACCTTATACCCCCACACGCATGCGAATCACGCTCTGATCTATTCCTACAAGCACTTGTTAACACCGGCTTGTTCTCACCGCAGCTGCTGTCATCTTCCATGGACAAGACGGTGCGGCTGTGGGACACGACGAGCAAGGCCTGCCTCAAGAAGTTCTCTCACAGCGACTACGGTGAGTGAGCACGACCAATTCGGATCGCCATGGCAACCTCTGATGCGTTCTGCTCTTGTTACTGACACAAGCCGTGCCATTGCAGTGACGAGCATCCAGTTCAACCCGGTGGACGACCGGTACTTCATCAGTGGCTCGCTGGACGCCAAGGTGAGGCTGTGGAGCATCCCCAACCGGCAGGTCGTCGACTGGACCGACGTCAACGAGATGGTCACCGCCACCTCCTATACCCCCGACGGCCAGGTATGCCGCCGCCTCACCCGAGACATCACGCCGTTTCtgtttctaacacaccgttgttGATTGTTGACACGAACAACCGAAGGGCGCCATCATCGGATCGCACCAGGGGAGCTGCCGGTTCTACAAGACGGCCGGTACGATTAGTATCGCATCCATGTAATTGTGTCGAACAGTTGGTTTCAAACGTTGGCTTAATTGTGTGGCGCGGCTATTGCAGACTGCAAGCTGAGCGCAGAGTCGCAGATCGAAATCGATGCCAAGAAGCGCAAGTCGCAGGCCAAGAAGATCACCGGATTCCAGGTTGTATGCACCACAAATTCTGACTGTTTTTCTTTAGTACCATGTATGCAACGTACTCATCTTCGTGCCCGTGGACGCCCTCCAGTTTTCCCCGGGGAACTCGTCGGAAGTGCTGGTCACCTCCGCCGACTCGCAGATCCGCGTCTTCGACGGCGTCACCCTGGTCCAGAAGTTCAGAGGTAGGTAACAGCCGACCGACGAACTCAGTCTCGAGAAACTATTCGCAGCGCTGAAGACGTCGCAAACCGAAACCACTGCAGGGTTCAAGAACACGAGCAGCCAGATCGCGGCGGCGTACACCTCCGACGGGCGTTACGTGGTATGTGCGAGCGAGGACTCGCACGTCTACATCTGGAAGACCACCCGGACGGCGCCCGCCGCGGCGGCCATCGGCATCGGCATGAAGCCCAAGACGTGGTGCACCATCCGCTCCTACGAGAACTTCTACTGCAAGGACGTCTCCGCCGCCGTCCCCTGGACGCACTCGCCGTCCCTGCCGGGAAGCCCGAAGTCGCACCAGGGCGGCATGTCGTGCAACGACGAGGTGTGCACCATGGCGAGCCACGCCGCCAAGGCGCCGGACGTGAACAAGAGCGGCGAGCTGAGCAGCCCCGCCGCCCCCTCGCCGCACTCCGGCCCGCTAGGCTCCGCGGCGGGGGACGCGCGGCACGGCGGCAAGAGCAGCGACAGCGGCAATGCGTGGGGGCTGGTGGTGGTGACGGCCACCTTGAGCGGCGAGATCAGGGTGTACCAGAACTTCGGCATGCCCTTCAGGATCAAAGGCCAGGGCAATCTGTTCTACTGATTACAACTGAGGATTTTCGGAGGCAAATCTTTTCAAGATGCAAATTAACTTAGCAACGATACGGGGAATTCTACGCTGACGAAGAAAATCTTAGCCACTGCCTTAACGATTTGTATGCGTCTCGTTTCAGGTAGATTATATAtacgcataggatcagtagtaggatGTACATTTTGGATGTAGCTAGCTAAGTTAGtgcaacaattttaaaaatgtacaTGAAACTAATGGGATTTGCTACATTTGCATTTGTACCAAAGAGTATACACGTGGGGGTAAGTTTGGTTGAGCATGTACAacgtcttttttttttgaagggaTGTACAACGACTTTCGATCCCCTCGTTTGAAGAAAAAAACGTCTTTTTTTTGAAGGGATGTACAACGTCTTTCCATCCCCTCGTTTGAAGCATTTGTGCGTGTCAAGCCTGCCGAATCTGTTCAATTTTAGCATGATCCCTGTAGAGTTGATGAGGGCTGAAAGTTTTTGaagtaaagaaaaaaaaagcaggaTCCACTTACTTTAGAGATTTTATCCTCTTTTTTCTACAAGTATATAAATAAGGCCAGCGCTAGCCTACAGCTGGGTGTAAAAATAAGAGCCACCAGTCACCTCATGAGTCGTCCGATCAACTTAAGCGAGCGGTTCCCGCGCGTTCGATCATGATACAAAAACGGTTCGTATGTATCATTTTTTTCTCAGTACGTACCATTTGTTCCTAACATTTTTTTCTTAACGTAAGTCGTGAAACTATCGTGCAAAAGAACCCGCCAAGGGTACAAAATAACCCTGAATGTTACATTTTGCTCTGCGTATGTATTATTTTAGAAAAATGTAACATCATTTTGCAACATTTTGCAACTGTTTTTCCGAACTTATCTAACATTACAGGAATATTCATGTAACACTGGTGCACTTTCTCTGTATCATTGTACACAAAAATCATTATACCACGTTGCTAATACTTGTACAACGAAAATGATGCACATATGTAACAAATCACAACAAGGTTTGTAGTAACATCTTAAAAAAATCCCCAACGTTGACCCTTCCCAACAACAATGGAGTCACCGCTATGGCCGATTGCCACCGTTGACGAATCCGCTACGCCGGAGTTTTGTCGGAGCAGATCGGGTGCCCCCAGATCCATTCCCCTCCTTCTCGTCATCAATTAAGGTTTGAAATGTAGTCTACCATTCTGTAGGCATGACGTGATGGGTGCTTGCTCGCAGGAAGATGCGCTGCAAGGCAACACCATGGGGAAGCGTAGGCAGGGCACGATCGGAGGTGAGGCAGGGCCGGAGCCACGTCGGGCGACGGTGGACTTGCCCTGATGGGAACGCCCACGGAGGATACCGAACGTGGCAAGGCTAGGCCAGGAGATGCCCTCGCCGCCGGCCTGGTGCTGGAGAGATGTGGGGGGCACGCTTGCCGCCGGCCTGGTGCGGGAGGAGGGTGGGCGAGCTTCTGCGTCCGTGAGCGGTGCCCTTGCCGCCGGCCAGGTGCGGGAGGACGAGGTTGGTCACAAGTCACAACTGACGCGCGATGGAACCGGGCTGTAGCTACAGCCGGTTGAGTGGAAAATGGGTCTCCCCAGGCCGAattttacatccatccggcgctaaatagagccgaatttcggcctggggagccccaacgactggagatgctctaagaaactAAGGACTGATTGACTGAACCATAAGAATGAACATGATATAATGattaaaaaaagagaaataagAAACTAAGGACTGAACCAAAAGGCTTAACCTCATATAATGATAAAAGGAAAattaaaagaaagaaagagacgGAAGAAAGAACAACTTTCAGTCTTTTATTTAGTCTTGAAAACAAGAGTGAGTAAACTAAAATACTCCTACTGAAAGAAGAATCAACTGAGTATATGACAGTTGCCTCAATGCCGGATGTAACTAAATTGCTAATTCATGGCATATTTATGGGTACCAAGATAAGATAGGTCAGGTTGCAACAACAGCCAGTCTCATGTCATACCCTCATGATTACAAAATAAATTACGAATGTCAGTAATGACCGAGGAGTCTTATGTGTACAGTTCTACTACCTCCCACACGAGCCGAAAAGAGAAGTTGGGAGGCTAAAATAAGCGGAGATTCATGATAGAGAAAGACATCAGACACTCTAAAAAGTGACTGTTTCCCAATTACAAAACACTGTTGTTTAGGAAGTGTAGAAATGTAGTTTTATGTTGTTGTGTATTCAAAAAAAATACTGGTAAAGCAACAATAAGAGCTCAAGATAAATAATCAGCATGTTGCCATGTAACGAAGTTTACCAATTATTGAAAGAATTAGATCATGTCAGAGCATCTACAAGACCTGTAGTCCTATTTTTTTTCCTAATCAATGTATAAAAGGGCATATATCTTGGTTGGGTAAACGGAACCTTCACTGGAACCATAGAGTGTATCAAATCTAGCTCAAAGCTCCAACTTCAAATTGTTTATCTAGCTGAACACAGAGGCATCAATTTCACACTGAAATTCAAAAGAAATCTAACAGACAAACACTACATTGCTAAGGTTGCTAAATAGTAGATGACACAACATCTACTGGGTCAAATTAAGAGATATATCCAGAATCAAGTATAAGATAAGAAAATCAGTGAGCCTGGTAAACGTTTTGTGAAACTTATCACTACAAAACTAAAACAGACATGCAATATCATCCAAAACATCAGTGATATTAATAATGTCCAGGAAGCAATGATGAAACTTACAGCAAAAGAGCATGAAAAGGAACATCAATCTCATCCGATACATTTACACCTCTCAAATTCTAATCATATCCAATTGAATAGTTGCAGTATAGGAGTAATGGTCAATGTTACAAGCTCTGAAAACTGAGTGCACCTGAATTACACATTGAGTTTCCTCAATTCCATGGAGAAATCATGGCTGCCTTTCAAGGAATGATGCAGATGCAGTCTTGCAATCGCAGTATTGCATTCGCTAGCACCTTGGTGAATGCAGGAAGAGTGGTCATGGAGGACTGATGCGAATGCAGTCTTGGAATCGCAGTATTGCATTCGCTAACGCCTTGGTGAAAGCTGGAAGAGTGGTCAGGAAGGTCTCCAGTGATTCCACGGCCGTCAGGAGGTGGCACTCGAGCTCGTAGGATGTATCTGTCGCGCTGATCCTTTTCTGCTCGAGACATCTGTCCAGCGTTGTCACAAGAGTGCGACACCGGGTCAGGAGCTCGGCGGCCGATTTGGCCCAACGCATGACGGCGGGGTGCCTCGCGCCCATCTTCCCGGCCTTCCACAAGCGAGAGCACGGCCGCGTCATCTGCAGCAATCCTTCGGTCTGCACAGCAAGGGAGCAAAGCTCGGGGTAGACCTGGCCGAGGATTCTGCTGACTATCATGAGCTTATCGAATGTAGACACGGCGTGGTTGACAGCCTGCTCCACGTCGGAGACCGCCTCCCGATCTCTGAAGAcctcctccagcatggcggcagCCCGATCATCAAATCCGGCCATGCCGAAACCCTGTGGCAGGAACCCGCCTTCATCGAGCTCCGGCTGCGCAGTGGTGCTGGTACTGGGCCTCTCGAAGAAGAGGGCGTCGGCAGCGTCATCGATGGCGGATACTTTGGCATCGCGGAGGCGGATGTTGTCGAGGACCTCTACCAGCGTAGCGCGGGCGTCATCCAGCTTCCCAGGAGAGAGGTGCGGGCTGAGCTTGGCTCGCAGCGCCAGGAGATGGTTCAGCGCCTTGACGCGCGCGTCCGTGGCATCGAGCTCCTCGTCCCTCGCCGGGGCCGTGTTAGCTCTCCAGCCCGAGCTCCCGCCGATGGCCTCGAGACGGGCTCGCGCGGCGTTgctctgctgctgctcctcctcctgggaTCCTGCACCGCTGGCCGAGCTCACGCCGATGGCCTCGAGAAGGGCTCGCGTCGCGTCGTCGCTCCGCCCCACCTCCCGCGCCGTGGCTCCTCCCGATCGTGAAGCGCGGTCGCCGATCTCGATGCCCGCGCCCGCGTCGCCGATGGCCTCGAGAAGGGCTCGCGTCGCGTCGTAGCTCCGCCCCACCTCCCGAGCCGTGCCTCCTCCCGATCCCGAAGCGCGGTCGCCGACCTCGATGCCCGATCCCGCGTCGCCGATGATCTCGCGAAGGGCTCGCGTCGCGTCGTCGCTCCGCCCCACATCCCGGGCTGTGGCTCCTCCCGACCCTGAAGCGGGGCCGCTGATCTCGATGCCCGCTCCCGTGTCGCCGATCCTGTCGAGGCCATGTCCGAGAACGCGCTCCATGTCGAGCTCAATGCCGGTCCTGCTCGTCGGAGACGTTATCCCTTTGCTATTCTCTCGTCCTGGCTTGTCTGCCGGCTCTGCTCTTCCGCTAATTCTCTGAGGAAGGGGTATATAAAGAGGCCGGTT encodes:
- the LOC124655168 gene encoding WD repeat-containing protein 44-like, whose translation is MRGGDGDKEAFFQCLDRVPSGIHIDADFPSDDDEDDEDDARASFSSAMGDHQFQSFRRHQAAVLLEDDDEEQEEAEMEDASKYDMWMSDEPMSIQERRRRLHQGLGMVSSRDLALRRHSTKKRFADVPRSVSRKLMQLQEQPLPPATLPVPDAPSAAAATTKAPAPPKSGLAAARDMLKQPPAKPITRRRSDSFLAVRDGTPGKGKPSLRRARSLISPHDPCSSSLADKFKATRDKPGVPLPAAVPVDKDKKGDGGEGSVGQTKKQEKEAAVVAAPKDQNQTGVQMGLEEIEKFIGNTPIMKHLMRRGPSQHHSPPMPAPTGAAPPKGDKSASKKKGGWLKNIKSVAIGAFIQEKDGNSKPAPAATTGASPKKGHAGATVPPPSSSASTSSEKLKVQNYGKSSKELTGLYMSQEIQAHEGSIWSIKFSADGRRLASAGEDSVVRVWEVVETSAPAGSVPQDGSLPPLPSGGTTADGGTPALSKKSTTKGGKTAKDALPEHLVVPDKVFALAEQPLCVLEGHEDDVLDLTWSKSDQLLSSSMDKTVRLWDTTSKACLKKFSHSDYVTSIQFNPVDDRYFISGSLDAKVRLWSIPNRQVVDWTDVNEMVTATSYTPDGQGAIIGSHQGSCRFYKTADCKLSAESQIEIDAKKRKSQAKKITGFQFSPGNSSEVLVTSADSQIRVFDGVTLVQKFRGFKNTSSQIAAAYTSDGRYVVCASEDSHVYIWKTTRTAPAAAAIGIGMKPKTWCTIRSYENFYCKDVSAAVPWTHSPSLPGSPKSHQGGMSCNDEVCTMASHAAKAPDVNKSGELSSPAAPSPHSGPLGSAAGDARHGGKSSDSGNAWGLVVVTATLSGEIRVYQNFGMPFRIKGQGNLFY